In a single window of the Halobaculum lipolyticum genome:
- a CDS encoding PhzF family phenazine biosynthesis protein — protein sequence MTDHRFHVVDVFARGDERFTGNQLAVFHDAADLDGDEALALTRETNFSECTFVDGRCDDGSYDVRIFDPAEEIPFAGHPTLGTAAVLRELAGDAPGDELTLDLGVGPIDVWVERGPADDRADGAEEYWMRQIPPEFGATVASERIAPVLGLDAAAVDDGAPVQSVSTGLPTLVVPLASVDAVERAATTEPAYTEFVDSFGEHNVLVVARGGVDGGDLHARVFADYAGVPEDPATGSAAGCLAGWLVEHGWLGDGPVSATVEQGYELGRPSRLRLRAERGEDGTPTVEVGGAVVPVAEGRLL from the coding sequence GTGACCGACCACCGCTTCCACGTCGTCGACGTGTTCGCCCGCGGCGACGAGCGGTTCACGGGTAACCAACTCGCCGTGTTCCACGACGCGGCCGACCTCGACGGCGACGAGGCGCTCGCGCTCACCCGCGAGACGAACTTCTCGGAGTGCACGTTCGTCGACGGCCGGTGCGACGACGGGAGCTACGACGTCCGGATCTTCGACCCGGCGGAGGAGATCCCGTTCGCCGGCCACCCGACGCTCGGCACCGCGGCGGTGTTGCGCGAACTCGCCGGCGACGCCCCCGGCGACGAACTCACTCTCGACCTCGGCGTCGGTCCCATCGACGTGTGGGTCGAGCGCGGGCCCGCAGATGACCGCGCCGACGGAGCCGAGGAGTACTGGATGCGCCAGATCCCGCCGGAGTTCGGCGCCACGGTCGCGTCCGAACGGATCGCACCCGTGTTGGGACTCGACGCGGCCGCCGTCGACGACGGCGCGCCCGTCCAGTCGGTGTCGACCGGACTCCCGACGCTCGTGGTCCCCCTCGCCTCGGTCGACGCCGTCGAGCGGGCGGCGACGACGGAGCCGGCGTACACAGAGTTCGTCGACTCGTTCGGCGAGCACAACGTCCTCGTCGTCGCCCGCGGCGGCGTCGACGGCGGCGACCTCCACGCCCGGGTGTTCGCCGACTACGCCGGCGTGCCCGAGGATCCGGCGACCGGCTCGGCGGCCGGCTGTCTCGCCGGCTGGCTGGTCGAACACGGGTGGCTCGGCGACGGCCCGGTGTCCGCGACCGTCGAGCAAGGGTACGAACTGGGCAGGCCCTCGCGGCTGCGGCTGCGGGCCGAGCGCGGCGAGGACGGGACCCCCACCGTCGAGGTCGGCGGGGCGGTCGTCCCGGTCGCCGAGGGGCGGCTACTGTAG
- a CDS encoding DUF7125 family protein, whose product MEGRLPTGIEVLDRRLDGGIPAGSIVLFSADPASQSELLLYELTAARGTLYLTTLRSDQAVSDALDRTRSRVGTPTVRDIGGDAPLDAANRLVSALPESANLVIDVTDPLERSERARYRRFLNELQTAMVNTGSVAFLHAMKGGDEPANRAMTEHVADVVWDLDTEVRGSDVVNKLAVPKFRGGRALDETVKLKLEERVAIDTSRDIA is encoded by the coding sequence ATGGAGGGGAGACTGCCCACCGGGATCGAGGTGCTCGACCGCCGCCTCGACGGCGGTATCCCGGCGGGCAGCATCGTCCTGTTCTCTGCCGACCCCGCGAGCCAGTCGGAGCTGTTGCTGTACGAGCTGACGGCCGCCCGCGGCACGCTGTACCTCACGACGCTGCGCTCCGACCAGGCGGTGTCGGACGCGCTCGACCGGACTCGCTCGCGCGTTGGCACGCCGACGGTCCGCGACATCGGCGGGGACGCCCCGCTCGACGCCGCCAACCGGCTCGTCAGCGCGCTCCCCGAGAGCGCGAACCTCGTCATCGACGTCACGGACCCGCTGGAGCGGAGCGAGCGCGCGCGCTACCGCCGCTTCCTCAACGAACTCCAGACGGCGATGGTCAACACCGGCAGCGTCGCGTTCCTCCACGCGATGAAGGGGGGCGACGAGCCGGCCAACCGCGCGATGACCGAACACGTCGCCGACGTCGTGTGGGACCTCGACACGGAGGTCCGCGGCAGCGACGTGGTGAACAAGCTCGCGGTGCCGAAGTTCCGCGGCGGCCGCGCGCTCGACGAGACGGTGAAGCTGAAGCTCGAAGAGCGGGTCGCCATCGACACCTCCCGGGACATCGCGTAA
- a CDS encoding YlbF family regulator produces MSIETDAPEAATTDDSVDALARELGDAIAETSEYRRFEEAKAAVREDEEAQERISEFEQLRQEFAMARQAGRADQETLEQVQEAQQSLHALPVMKEYVEAQDELQDRLEGLNEAISEGLLVDFGGEAGGCCQD; encoded by the coding sequence ATGAGCATCGAGACCGACGCCCCCGAGGCGGCGACGACGGACGATTCGGTCGACGCCCTCGCCCGCGAGCTGGGCGACGCGATCGCGGAGACGTCCGAGTACCGGCGCTTCGAGGAGGCGAAGGCCGCGGTCCGCGAGGACGAGGAGGCCCAAGAGCGGATCTCCGAGTTCGAGCAGCTCCGCCAGGAGTTCGCGATGGCCCGGCAGGCCGGCCGCGCCGACCAGGAGACGCTCGAACAGGTGCAGGAGGCCCAGCAGTCGCTCCACGCGCTCCCGGTGATGAAGGAGTACGTCGAGGCCCAAGACGAGCTGCAGGACCGACTCGAGGGCCTGAACGAGGCTATCTCCGAGGGACTGCTCGTCGACTTCGGCGGCGAGGCCGGCGGCTGCTGTCAGGACTGA
- a CDS encoding FKBP-type peptidyl-prolyl cis-trans isomerase, with protein MSEEEQAQAAESADAGDEASEDAVEETTTDDSADGIQDGDFVRLDYTVRTATEDDEEGRVVDTTRKEVAEEAGIDDDEYDFSPRTIVVGEGHVFGAVDEDLLGKEVGDTNTVTVPAAEAFGEFDPDDVRTVSAEKIPEDDRYPGAQVTIDGEQGYVETVIGGRSRVDFNHPLAGDDLEYEYEIVGLVDDDEEKAAGLIGMYLQETPEVRIETETVEEEVPVTVDTDEETGEVDKETETEEVERRTLYIEATPMMQMNQQWMFSKQQIAQDIMGRLDLDRVVVEEVIDGSGGMMGGMGGMMGGMGGGMGGEDIEEALDDVDMDDVDVDADELVEELEDAEE; from the coding sequence ATGAGCGAAGAAGAGCAGGCGCAGGCGGCCGAGTCCGCCGACGCCGGCGATGAGGCGAGCGAGGACGCGGTCGAGGAGACGACAACCGACGACTCCGCCGACGGGATCCAGGACGGCGACTTCGTCCGGCTGGACTACACCGTCCGCACCGCGACCGAGGACGACGAGGAGGGTCGCGTCGTCGACACCACCCGCAAGGAGGTCGCCGAGGAGGCCGGCATCGACGACGACGAGTACGACTTCTCCCCGCGCACCATCGTCGTCGGCGAGGGCCACGTGTTCGGCGCCGTCGACGAGGACCTGCTCGGGAAGGAGGTCGGCGACACCAACACCGTCACCGTCCCCGCCGCCGAGGCGTTCGGCGAGTTCGACCCCGACGACGTGCGCACGGTGAGCGCCGAGAAGATCCCGGAGGACGACCGCTACCCCGGCGCGCAGGTCACCATCGACGGCGAGCAGGGCTACGTCGAGACGGTGATCGGCGGGCGCTCGCGCGTCGACTTCAACCACCCGCTGGCGGGCGACGACCTCGAGTACGAGTACGAGATCGTCGGTCTCGTCGACGACGACGAGGAGAAGGCGGCCGGTCTCATCGGCATGTACCTCCAGGAGACCCCGGAGGTCCGCATCGAGACGGAGACCGTCGAGGAGGAGGTCCCCGTCACCGTCGACACCGACGAGGAGACCGGCGAGGTCGACAAGGAGACCGAGACCGAGGAGGTCGAGCGCCGCACGCTGTACATCGAGGCGACCCCGATGATGCAGATGAACCAGCAGTGGATGTTCTCCAAGCAGCAGATCGCCCAGGACATCATGGGCCGCCTCGACCTCGACCGCGTCGTCGTCGAGGAGGTCATCGACGGCTCCGGCGGCATGATGGGCGGCATGGGCGGCATGATGGGCGGCATGGGCGGCGGCATGGGCGGCGAGGACATCGAGGAGGCCCTCGACGACGTCGACATGGACGACGTCGACGTCGACGCCGACGAACTGGTCGAGGAGCTGGAAGACGCCGAGGAGTAA
- a CDS encoding MinD/ParA family ATP-binding protein, with protein MLSITGGKGGTGKTTTTLGLARVFAARGRPVLAVDADWDLPDLGALAGVPRRTAFPDGAGVVDAARDATEAVPGDAREPVRVLPAPERPAERDPGRVFRAIAAETDAGTAVLVDCPAGAAPDAVAPVRAADRALLLSEACTASLRDAAKIAAVARRVDTPVAGAVVTRATVVPSGVGDLLGCRVVACVPRLDEPATASRRARSAHREIADGLTGDRESVKSRRTA; from the coding sequence GTGCTCTCGATCACCGGCGGGAAGGGCGGCACCGGCAAGACGACGACGACGCTCGGGCTGGCACGGGTGTTCGCCGCGCGCGGCCGGCCCGTTCTCGCGGTCGACGCCGACTGGGACCTCCCGGATCTGGGGGCGCTCGCGGGCGTCCCGCGACGGACGGCGTTCCCCGACGGCGCCGGCGTCGTCGACGCCGCACGCGACGCGACGGAGGCGGTCCCCGGCGACGCCCGCGAGCCGGTCCGGGTGTTGCCGGCGCCCGAGCGGCCCGCCGAGCGGGACCCCGGCCGCGTGTTCCGAGCGATCGCCGCCGAGACGGACGCCGGGACGGCCGTCCTCGTCGACTGCCCCGCGGGGGCGGCGCCGGACGCGGTCGCGCCGGTGCGGGCGGCCGACCGCGCGCTGCTCCTCTCGGAGGCGTGCACCGCGTCGCTGCGGGACGCCGCCAAGATCGCCGCGGTCGCACGGCGGGTCGACACGCCGGTCGCCGGCGCGGTCGTGACCCGCGCGACGGTCGTCCCGTCGGGGGTCGGGGACCTCCTCGGCTGCCGGGTGGTCGCGTGCGTCCCCCGCCTCGACGAGCCGGCGACGGCGTCGCGCCGCGCGAGGTCGGCACACCGGGAGATCGCGGACGGGTTGACCGGCGACCGGGAGTCGGTAAAATCCCGTCGGACGGCGTGA
- the cyaB gene encoding class IV adenylate cyclase, with protein MYEVELKVRADHDAVRARLASLGAERTRRVEQVDTYYDAPHRDFAETDEALRLRRETRRDGDAGEATGATETKVTYKGPLVETESKTREEFETAVADADAAEGILAGLGFEPAATVEKERAFFGHDGYTVALDRVAGLGEFVEVEREAAETDVESVREGVYGVVRDLGLDPDEQIRTSYLGLLLDGQ; from the coding sequence ATGTACGAGGTCGAACTGAAGGTCCGCGCCGACCACGACGCCGTCCGCGCCCGTCTCGCTTCGCTCGGCGCCGAGCGCACCCGTCGCGTCGAACAGGTCGACACCTACTACGACGCGCCACACCGGGACTTCGCCGAAACCGACGAGGCGCTCCGGCTCCGCCGCGAGACCCGCCGTGACGGCGACGCGGGGGAGGCCACCGGGGCGACCGAGACGAAGGTGACGTACAAGGGACCGCTCGTGGAGACCGAGTCGAAGACCCGCGAGGAGTTCGAGACCGCCGTCGCCGACGCCGACGCCGCCGAGGGGATCCTCGCGGGGCTGGGCTTCGAGCCGGCCGCCACCGTCGAGAAGGAGCGGGCGTTCTTCGGCCACGACGGCTACACCGTCGCGCTCGACCGGGTCGCCGGTCTCGGCGAGTTCGTCGAGGTCGAACGCGAAGCCGCCGAGACCGACGTCGAGTCGGTCCGCGAGGGCGTCTACGGTGTAGTGAGGGACCTCGGACTCGACCCCGACGAACAGATCCGGACCTCGTACCTCGGGCTCCTGCTCGACGGGCAGTAG
- a CDS encoding sodium:calcium antiporter, with protein sequence MVSLLPALGLIVVGTAIVWVAGGRLESASERLGAHYGLPAVVQGAVIAAIGSSFPELTSVVFSVLLYDNFDLGVGAIVGSAVFNILVIPGWSALRGRGLRADRDVVYKETQFYMLAVAVLLLTFSLGVIYVPQPVDDGLTSTLTRPLALIPLALYGVYLFIQAQDVSDFDAPAVEDVNPTRQWLFLIGSILAILVGVEALVEAAVSLETVLGVPSAVWGLTVVAAGTSLPDTVVSVRAAEAGRGPTSLANVLGSNTFDLLVAIPVGVLLAGSIDLDFGTAVPMMGFLTVATLGFLVVTRTDLELERPEAIALLGLYGVFILWMVLETLGVTALVPGI encoded by the coding sequence ATGGTCTCGCTGTTGCCCGCGCTCGGGCTGATCGTCGTCGGCACCGCGATCGTCTGGGTGGCGGGCGGGCGCCTCGAATCCGCGAGCGAGCGCCTCGGTGCGCACTACGGACTCCCCGCGGTCGTGCAAGGCGCCGTGATCGCCGCGATCGGGTCGTCGTTCCCGGAGCTGACGAGCGTCGTGTTCTCGGTGCTGCTGTACGACAACTTCGACCTCGGGGTCGGCGCCATCGTCGGGTCTGCGGTGTTCAACATCCTCGTGATCCCCGGATGGAGCGCGCTCCGCGGACGGGGACTACGGGCCGACCGCGACGTGGTGTACAAGGAGACGCAGTTCTACATGCTCGCGGTCGCGGTGCTGTTGCTCACCTTCTCGTTGGGGGTGATCTACGTACCGCAACCGGTCGACGACGGACTCACGTCCACGCTGACGCGGCCGCTGGCGCTCATCCCGCTGGCGCTGTACGGCGTCTACCTCTTCATCCAGGCGCAGGACGTCTCCGACTTCGACGCCCCGGCGGTCGAGGACGTGAACCCGACCCGCCAGTGGCTGTTCCTGATCGGGTCGATCCTGGCGATCCTCGTCGGCGTCGAGGCGCTCGTGGAGGCGGCGGTGTCGCTGGAGACCGTCCTCGGCGTCCCGTCGGCCGTCTGGGGGCTGACCGTGGTCGCCGCCGGGACGAGCCTCCCCGACACCGTCGTCTCGGTCCGTGCGGCCGAGGCCGGTCGCGGTCCCACCAGCCTCGCGAACGTCCTCGGCAGCAACACCTTCGACTTGCTCGTCGCGATCCCGGTCGGCGTGTTGCTGGCCGGGAGCATCGACTTGGACTTCGGGACCGCGGTGCCGATGATGGGGTTCCTCACGGTCGCGACGCTCGGCTTCCTCGTCGTCACCCGGACGGACCTCGAACTCGAACGCCCGGAAGCGATCGCGTTGCTCGGGCTGTACGGCGTGTTCATCCTCTGGATGGTGCTGGAGACGCTCGGCGTGACGGCGCTGGTCCCCGGGATCTGA